A stretch of the Lolium perenne isolate Kyuss_39 chromosome 3, Kyuss_2.0, whole genome shotgun sequence genome encodes the following:
- the LOC127342630 gene encoding uncharacterized protein, producing MERGESILDAVLDDEETLDFDGDDVEMADADAVTEEIPVPDAPAAVVGGDGGAAQAEKGGPEGKKKKKKRSGKKKNRGRPDGPPTKIADINRFVLDTCRRLKEKKSYLVWNAIGCLGVSAVSDLVREVEAIQKCGGQTIADGSRFRTGGGILWNILKSREPKAYKEIMMKGRELEKQFMYGKGRPHVSRNEDASSQGSALVDEEIEAQDDPEHLVDAEEAPPANSKAETRKPVADRIRVPVSYDDLFEEGEIHEEEPQN from the exons ATGGAAAGGGGCGAGAGCATCCTTGACGCCGTGCTTGACGACGAGGAAACCCTTGACTTCGATGGCGATGACGTCGAGATGGCCGACGCGGACGCCGTCACGGAGGAGATCCCCGTCCCTGACGCCCCGGCTGCCGTCGTAGGAGGCGATGGCGGCGCCGCGCAGGCGGAGAAGGGCGGCCCGgaaggaaagaaaaagaagaagaaaaggtccgggaagaagaagaacagggGGAGGCCTGATGGGCCGCCCACCAAAATCGCCGACATTAATCG ATTTGTCCTCGACACATGCAGGCGTTTGAAGGAGAAAAAGTCATACCTTGTTTGGAATGCTATTGGCTGCCTTGGTGTTTCTGCTGTCAGTGATCTTGTCAGAGAG GTTGAGGCCATTCAGAAGTGTGGTGGGCAGACGATTGCTGATGGAAGTCGTTTCCGCACAGGTGGTGGAATTCTCTGGAACATCTTGAAGTCAAGAGAACCAAAGGCATACAAGGAAATTATGATGAAGGGAAGGGAACTTGAG AAGCAGTTTATGTATGGGAAAGGCAGGCCACATGTGAGCAGAAACGAAGATGCAAGCTCACAGGGCAGTGCGCTAGTTGATGAGGAAATTGAAGCACAGGATGATCCTGAGCACTTAGTCGATGCGGAGGAAGCACCTCCTGCTAATAGTAAAGCTGAAACCCGTAAACCAGTAGCTGACAGGATTCGTGTGCCTGTCTCTTATGATGATCTTTTTGAGGAGGGAGAGATACACGAAGAAGAACCACAAAATTGA